One window of the Branchiostoma lanceolatum isolate klBraLanc5 chromosome 3, klBraLanc5.hap2, whole genome shotgun sequence genome contains the following:
- the LOC136431322 gene encoding galactosylceramide sulfotransferase-like, protein MFRTKTTIIPWFMAILLLLGLSYITTRMFKDSLPPSHMQQPYKMQNSIPAEAKNSTREEMKKATKTCIPRRKYVFIAPHKVGTSTTSTIFRRYARSHELAMLIPKEGIILSWATSPAEEDYIHTPDEQYDALFNHFTYNKTWLRSKFPDSTAYISIIREPSKQLRSFMKYYSLPQLLKIKSTNPLKTFLENPWKYKKQSEAYFQHCNVIFDPTRNFMSFDLGYPAEGAEDEERARRYISELEADFTLIMLLEYLDESLLLLRRLMCWELEDIIYVTNNNRSYSYKEYVPSKKELTELRQWKAVDYLLYDTFNKSLWQKITAQGPDFFEELHFFKEGKNRVNKYCRELKKGEPNFKLAASKWNPQFEINNQFCHAIRLKGGGFLKPMQEGHESGRRKILAIRHNLRALTKGQQTFKYVRDMMAKKRQ, encoded by the exons ATGTTCCGTACGAAAACGACGATAATACCATGGTTTATGGCTATTCTCCTCTTATTGGGGCTCAGCTACATCACTACAAGGATGTTCAAGGATAGCCTACCACCTTCACATATGCAACAACCTTACAAGATGCAGAACAG TATCCCAGCTGAGGCAAAAAACAGCACCAGAGAGGAGatgaaaaaggcaacaaaaacttGCATCCCACGACGGAAATATGTCTTCATTGCCCCGCACAAAGTTGGGACCTCCACTACCAGCACGATTTTTCGAAGATATGCTAGGAGCCACGAGCTAGCTATGCTGATACCAAAGGAGGGCATAATCTTATCTTGGGCCACCTCTCCTGCCGAAGAGGATTACATCCACACTCCAGACGAACAGTACGACGCCCTGTTCAACCACTTCACGTATAATAAAACATGGCTACGGTCCAAGTTCCCAGACAGCACAGCGTACATCT CTATCATACGAGAGCCAAGCAAGCAATTGAGGTCCTTTATGAAATATTACTCCCTTCCACAACTTCTGAAAATCAAGTCAACGAACCCGCTTAAGACGTTTTTGGAGAATCCATGGAAGTACAAGAAACAGTCAGAGGCTTATTTTCAACACTGCAATGTGATATTTGACCCAACGAGGAACTTCATGTCCTTCGACTTGGGATACCCTGCAGAGGGAGCGGAGGATGAG GAGCGAGCTCGTCGGTACATCAGTGAACTAGAAGCCGACTTCACTCTTATCATGCTGCTTGAGTACCTGGACGAATCTCTCCTTCTCCTTAGACGACTGATGTGCTGGGAGCTCGAAGACATTATCTATGTCACCAATAATAATAGAAGTTATTCATACAAGGAATACGTCCCCTCTAAAAAAGAGCTTACCGAGCTTCGACAATGGAAGGCCGTAGATTACTTACTGTATGACACTTTCAACAAATCTCTGTGGCAGAAGATTACAGCACAA GGTCCGGACTTCTTTGAGGAActccatttttttaaagagggtAAAAATCGCGTCAACAAGTACTGTAGAGAACTGAAAAAAGGGGAACCAAACTTCAAATTGGCAGCGTCGAAGTGGAATCCACAGTTTGAAATTAACAACCAGTTTTGCCATGCCATACGATTAAAG GGGGGTGGATTTTTGAAGCCAATGCAAGAAGGGCATGAGAGTGGGCGTAGAAAGATCCTCGCCATAAGACACAACTTGAGAGCACTCACCAAAGGACAACAAACATTCAAATATGTGAGGGATATGATGGCAAAGAAAAGGCAGTaa